Proteins encoded in a region of the Lentisphaerota bacterium genome:
- a CDS encoding 50S ribosomal protein L17: MRHRKVAKKFGRSSSHREQLLRSLVVNLILRDRIQTTLPKAKQTRRDAEKIVTLARKGTLSARRLAASRLNSPEAVQKLFDAVAPVMADRPGGYTRIVKIGQRRGDNAEMALIEWVTLPAAAAAAEPAAAQA; the protein is encoded by the coding sequence ATGCGCCACCGCAAAGTAGCCAAGAAATTCGGCCGGAGTTCGTCTCACCGCGAGCAGCTCCTGCGTTCGCTTGTCGTCAACCTGATCCTCCGGGATCGCATCCAGACGACGCTGCCAAAGGCCAAGCAGACTCGGCGTGACGCCGAGAAAATCGTCACGCTGGCGCGCAAGGGCACGCTGTCCGCGCGCCGCCTGGCCGCATCGCGCCTGAACAGCCCCGAGGCCGTGCAGAAGCTCTTCGATGCCGTCGCCCCGGTGATGGCCGACCGCCCCGGCGGCTATACCCGCATCGTCAAGATCGGCCAGCGCCGCGGCGACAACGCCGAGATGGCCCTGATCGAGTGGGTCACCCTGCCCGCCGCCGCAGCCGCGGCAGAACCCGCCGCCGCCCAGGCGTAG
- a CDS encoding DNA-directed RNA polymerase subunit alpha, producing MPIRLSRFEIPKRVLKEEKGETPTYARFVAEPFEVGYARTVGNALRRVLLSSIEGVAITSVRIRGASHEFCALPGVSEDVTDIILNLKRVLLKSYTRAPRWIALRRKGPCVITACDFEVDNSVEVLNPTQPIATLDSDGEIDMEVEIRTGRGFFPAALNKEDEQEIGRIPIDSIFSPVTRVNYTVENTRVGQRIDYEKLVLDIWTDGRVAPDEALKTAAAILRHHLDVFVDYSEEIVEFEESERKVDEERDRLRKVLNMSVNEIELSVRAANCLNNANITSVGELAGKTEADMLKYRNFGKKSLNEIKDKLVELGLCLGFKFDPNLLAPRPEARATPLPEALPEE from the coding sequence ATGCCGATTCGTTTGAGTCGTTTTGAAATACCCAAGCGGGTGTTGAAGGAAGAAAAAGGCGAGACCCCCACGTACGCCCGTTTTGTGGCTGAGCCGTTTGAGGTGGGATACGCCCGTACGGTCGGCAACGCGCTGCGCCGGGTGCTGCTCTCCTCGATCGAGGGTGTGGCGATCACCTCGGTGCGCATTCGCGGTGCCAGCCATGAGTTCTGCGCGCTGCCGGGCGTGAGCGAGGATGTCACCGATATCATCCTCAACCTCAAGCGCGTGCTGCTCAAGAGCTATACCCGCGCGCCGCGCTGGATTGCCCTTCGCCGGAAAGGACCGTGCGTCATCACCGCCTGTGACTTCGAGGTGGACAACAGCGTCGAGGTGCTCAATCCGACACAGCCCATCGCCACGCTCGACAGCGACGGCGAAATCGACATGGAGGTCGAGATCCGCACCGGCCGCGGTTTCTTCCCGGCCGCGTTGAACAAGGAGGATGAACAGGAGATCGGACGCATTCCGATCGACAGCATCTTCTCGCCCGTGACGCGCGTCAACTACACGGTCGAGAACACCCGCGTGGGCCAGCGGATCGACTACGAGAAGCTCGTCCTCGACATCTGGACCGATGGCCGCGTCGCCCCCGATGAGGCGCTGAAGACCGCCGCCGCGATCCTGCGCCATCACCTCGATGTGTTCGTGGACTACAGCGAGGAAATCGTCGAGTTTGAGGAGTCCGAGCGGAAGGTCGACGAGGAGCGCGACCGTCTGCGCAAAGTCCTCAACATGAGCGTCAACGAGATCGAACTCAGCGTCCGCGCCGCCAACTGCCTGAACAACGCTAACATCACCTCCGTGGGCGAGCTGGCGGGCAAGACCGAGGCGGACATGCTGAAGTATCGCAATTTCGGAAAGAAGTCGCTGAACGAGATCAAGGACAAGCTGGTCGAATTGGGTCTGTGCCTGGGATTCAAATTCGACCCCAACCTGCTGGCGCCCCGGCCGGAAGCGCGTGCAACGCCACTGCCGGAAGCGCTTCCGGAAGAGTAA
- a CDS encoding GxxExxY protein, which yields MEDEALTQRIIGCAMAVHRTLGPGFLESVYQKALAYELQRAGLKTCCEHPIQVTYDGIPVGDFSADMLIEDRILIENKAVQNLCAAHEVQLVHYLTATGVETGLLINFGAESLQFKRKTRTYRPPHPHPTPPPHPEKTC from the coding sequence ATGGAAGACGAGGCGCTAACGCAGAGGATCATCGGCTGCGCAATGGCCGTCCATCGGACGCTCGGACCCGGCTTTCTGGAGTCCGTCTACCAGAAGGCACTGGCCTACGAGCTGCAACGCGCCGGCCTCAAAACCTGCTGCGAGCATCCGATCCAAGTCACCTACGACGGTATCCCCGTCGGCGACTTCTCTGCCGACATGCTGATTGAAGACCGCATTCTCATCGAGAACAAGGCCGTCCAGAACCTGTGCGCCGCCCACGAGGTGCAACTCGTTCACTACCTCACCGCCACCGGTGTCGAGACCGGCCTCCTCATCAACTTCGGCGCCGAAAGCCTCCAGTTCAAACGCAAGACCCGCACCTACCGCCCCCCCCATCCCCACCCCACCCCCCCCCCCCACCCCGAAAAAACCTGTTAA
- a CDS encoding site-specific DNA-methyltransferase: MSKYDHLSKDELIRLLAARDRRDATRFGLVWEANEIDRDKALNSDFVALDLVPDHSAGAAPWRNLIIEGDNFDALRYLRMTHAGRVKCIYIDPPYNTGNRDFVYNDRFVDANDNWRHSMWCEFMYQRLLLAKDLLREDGAIFVSIDDNEVHALGLLMQKVFGPNAFVANCIWQKKYSSSNDHKTIAPMHEFVLVYRLSEMWQRNLLPRGEDKDRQYKYEDEKGIFRCSDYTCNKSAEERPNLFYAVTNPTTGEEVWPKRTRVWAYSRDEHQRNEGEGLIYWGKDGKGKVPAFKRYKQMLRHGDGVVPTTWWTFDEVGHNDTAKKELLTLLPDDARTFSTPKPTGLIERILRIATGPEDIVLDFFAGSGTTAHAVLKLNAEDNGNRRFILVSNTEATADEPDKNLCRDVCAKRVRRVIEGYGETPGLGGNFAYLRSRRVAPGRLVEIEHPQVWTALQMIHRETLEPYAESDFLVAGDADAALIYVPRFKPKIVPALRQTVQASAAVTLYSWQPETLQQHIRSSHVQHEAIPENLARRFGLKG; the protein is encoded by the coding sequence ATGTCGAAATACGACCACCTGTCCAAGGACGAGCTTATCCGCCTGCTCGCCGCGCGTGACCGCCGGGACGCCACCCGCTTCGGCCTCGTCTGGGAGGCCAACGAGATTGACCGCGACAAGGCCCTCAACTCCGACTTCGTCGCGCTCGACCTCGTGCCGGACCACTCCGCCGGCGCCGCCCCCTGGCGCAACCTCATCATCGAGGGTGACAATTTCGACGCCCTCCGCTACCTGCGCATGACCCATGCCGGCCGCGTCAAGTGCATCTACATCGACCCGCCCTACAACACCGGCAACCGCGACTTCGTCTACAACGACCGCTTCGTGGACGCCAACGACAATTGGCGCCACTCCATGTGGTGCGAGTTCATGTACCAGCGCCTCTTGCTGGCGAAGGACCTGCTGCGCGAAGACGGCGCGATCTTCGTGTCAATCGACGACAACGAGGTACACGCACTCGGCCTTCTGATGCAGAAGGTTTTCGGCCCGAACGCATTCGTCGCCAACTGCATCTGGCAGAAGAAGTATTCATCTTCCAACGACCACAAGACCATCGCACCGATGCACGAGTTTGTCCTCGTCTACCGTCTTTCGGAGATGTGGCAAAGGAATCTGCTGCCACGCGGTGAGGATAAGGACCGCCAGTACAAGTACGAGGACGAGAAGGGGATCTTCAGGTGCAGTGACTACACCTGCAATAAGAGCGCCGAAGAACGCCCGAATCTGTTCTACGCAGTTACCAACCCAACAACCGGAGAAGAAGTCTGGCCTAAACGCACTCGTGTTTGGGCATATTCGAGAGATGAACACCAACGGAATGAAGGAGAAGGTCTGATCTACTGGGGCAAGGACGGAAAGGGCAAAGTACCCGCATTCAAACGATACAAACAAATGCTACGACACGGCGATGGCGTGGTTCCAACAACATGGTGGACATTCGACGAGGTTGGTCACAACGACACGGCGAAAAAGGAACTTCTAACACTACTACCGGATGACGCCCGGACCTTTTCAACACCCAAACCAACTGGTCTCATCGAGCGAATCCTTCGCATCGCCACCGGACCGGAAGACATCGTTCTCGACTTCTTCGCCGGTTCCGGCACAACGGCGCACGCCGTTCTGAAACTCAACGCCGAGGACAACGGCAACCGCCGCTTCATCCTCGTGTCGAACACCGAGGCGACGGCGGACGAACCGGACAAGAACCTGTGCCGTGATGTGTGCGCGAAGCGCGTGCGGCGCGTGATCGAAGGCTACGGCGAAACGCCGGGCCTTGGCGGCAACTTCGCCTATCTGCGGTCTCGCCGCGTTGCCCCCGGTCGCCTGGTGGAAATCGAGCACCCGCAGGTTTGGACAGCCTTGCAGATGATTCACCGCGAAACTCTCGAACCGTACGCGGAATCCGACTTCCTCGTTGCCGGTGACGCGGACGCCGCGCTGATCTACGTGCCGCGCTTCAAACCGAAGATCGTCCCCGCTTTGCGGCAGACTGTGCAGGCCAGCGCCGCTGTCACCCTCTACTCGTGGCAACCGGAAACGCTCCAGCAGCACATCCGCTCCAGTCACGTGCAACACGAGGCCATCCCCGAAAACCTCGCCCGCCGCTTTGGATTGAAAGGATGA